CTTGGCCGTCAAGTGCGTCGGGTGCCACGGCTTCTGCCAGCGGGGTCCCATCGTGGTCATCCAGCCCGGGGACCCCTCGACTGCACTCGGGGCAGGCGTCTTCTACCAGCAAGTGGAAGAACCGGACGTCGCGGAGATCTTTCGCGAGACGGTGCTCGGCGGCCGGGTGGTCGAGCGGCTCCTTTACGAGGACCCGGCGACCGGAGAACGAGCCAGGACGGCCGACGGGATCCCCTTCTACAAGGCCCAGCAGCGGATCGTTCTGGCGGGGAACGGTGTGATCGATCCGACAAACATCGACGATTACATCGGTGCGGACCCGTCGGCCTCGCCCGGCGAGACCGCCGGTGCGGGCGGCTACAGTGCCTTAGTGAAGGCCCTTACGACGATGACGCCCGAGCAGGTGCTCCAGGAGGTGGAACGCTCGGGCCTCCGCGGCCGGGGCGGCGGCGGGTTCCCCACGGGCCGAAAATGGCGTTCGTGCCGCAATGCTGCCGGCGAACCCAAGTACGTCATCTGCAACGGCGACGAGGGCGACCCCGGGGCGTTCATGGATCGTTCGATTATGGAAGGCAACCCGCACTTGGTCCTCGAGGGAATGATCCTCGGCGCCTACGCCATCGGTTCATCTCAGGGTTACATCTACGTTCGGAACGAGTACCCCCTCGCCGTGGAGCACCTGCGGCGGGAGATCAGACAGGCGCGCGAACTGGGACTCCTGGGCGAAGAGATTCTCGGCACGGAGTTCTCGTTTGACGTCCGGATCAATCGCGGCGGCGGGGCTTTCGTGTGCGGCGAGTCCACCGCCCTGATGGCTTCGCTCGAGGGGCGGCCCGGAGAACCGCGGGCCAAGTACGTCCACACGGTCGAGCATGGCCTCCATGACAAGCCGACCAATCTCAACAACGTGGAAACGTGGGCGAACGTGCCCGCCATCGTCAACCGCGGCGGCGAGTGGTTCGCCTCCATCGGCACCGAAAAATCCACCGGCACCAAGGTCTTCAGCCTCGTGGGCGACGTCGTGAACACCGGTCTGGTGGAAGTGCCGATGGGGATCACGCTGCGACGGATCATCGAAGAGATCGGTGGCGGCGTCCAGGGAGGCAAGGCGTTCAAGGCCGTCCAGACGGGCGGACCGTCCGGCGGATGTATCCCGGCGGAGAACCTTGACGCCCAGGTGGACTTCGACCAACTGACGAAACTCGGCTCGATGATGGGTTCCGGCGGCATGATCGTCATGGACGAAGATACGTGCATGGTGAACGTCGCCCGGTACTTCACGAACTTTCTGCGGGACGAGTCGTGCGGCAAATGCACCCCGTGCCGCGAGGGACTCGCCCAGATGCTTCACATCCTGGACCGGATCACCCACGGCGAGGGGGAGGCCGGCGACGTCGAGCGCCTCCAGACGATAGCGGTGCTGCTCGAGGGCACCGCGCTGTGCGCCCTGGGGAAGACCGCCGCCAACCCCGCGCTTTCGACCATCCGCTATTTCCGCGACGAATACAATGCCCACATCCTCGAAAAGCGGTGTCCCGCCAAGGAGTGCCGGGGCCTGTTCCGTTACAAGATTGACGCGGAGGCCTGCAAGGCCTGCGG
The DNA window shown above is from Planctomycetota bacterium and carries:
- a CDS encoding 4Fe-4S binding protein; amino-acid sequence: MTVVERKRLCSPSDLANRREGLLKSRSRSARSVRVCIGTGCAAKGSRKVYDLFTQAARETDARVLAVKCVGCHGFCQRGPIVVIQPGDPSTALGAGVFYQQVEEPDVAEIFRETVLGGRVVERLLYEDPATGERARTADGIPFYKAQQRIVLAGNGVIDPTNIDDYIGADPSASPGETAGAGGYSALVKALTTMTPEQVLQEVERSGLRGRGGGGFPTGRKWRSCRNAAGEPKYVICNGDEGDPGAFMDRSIMEGNPHLVLEGMILGAYAIGSSQGYIYVRNEYPLAVEHLRREIRQARELGLLGEEILGTEFSFDVRINRGGGAFVCGESTALMASLEGRPGEPRAKYVHTVEHGLHDKPTNLNNVETWANVPAIVNRGGEWFASIGTEKSTGTKVFSLVGDVVNTGLVEVPMGITLRRIIEEIGGGVQGGKAFKAVQTGGPSGGCIPAENLDAQVDFDQLTKLGSMMGSGGMIVMDEDTCMVNVARYFTNFLRDESCGKCTPCREGLAQMLHILDRITHGEGEAGDVERLQTIAVLLEGTALCALGKTAANPALSTIRYFRDEYNAHILEKRCPAKECRGLFRYKIDAEACKACGLCKKHCPVDAISGEKKVPHVIDQQKCTLCGMCFEKCPFDAVLRV